The following coding sequences are from one Ruminococcus flavefaciens AE3010 window:
- a CDS encoding RCC1 domain-containing protein has product MKKLFIINIVLCIIIAALTSCSDSKTPKTEESQTTSAPTTTTAEQTSENTTVQTTSVPVSTKTETVSAAAYVAEFDSHNIDRLSLGGCHTGFVKEDGSLYVWGCGFERQLGNGEYTIADSPIKIMDDVEKISFGFENSAAITKDGSLYIWGKHNPIPDGPSGLFMCPDVPEKIMDDVKYVSLGTYHTAVIKNDNSLYMWGENSKGELGNGKSGYYEYSDTPVKIMDDVRCVSLGFLHSAAITNDGSLYTWGCNRNGQLGNGKSGESEIEAEPVKIMDNVQYVSVGEEHSAAITEDGSLYMWGRNNFGQVGNGHSGENEIQTEPVKIMDNVQYVSLGMLFSAAITKDGNLYMWGENGSGQLGNGETGNEALSSVPIKIMDNVEAVSLGNGHSGALTKNGELYMWGNNSLGGVGIESDDYRIPVPTKIYIP; this is encoded by the coding sequence ATGAAAAAGCTGTTTATCATAAACATAGTACTTTGCATTATCATTGCTGCTTTGACAAGCTGTTCAGATAGTAAAACCCCAAAAACTGAAGAATCACAAACCACATCTGCTCCTACAACAACTACAGCAGAGCAAACAAGTGAAAATACGACCGTACAGACGACTTCTGTTCCTGTTTCAACCAAAACTGAGACCGTATCTGCAGCAGCTTATGTAGCTGAGTTCGATTCTCATAATATTGACAGATTAAGTCTTGGCGGATGTCATACCGGATTTGTAAAAGAAGACGGCAGTCTTTATGTGTGGGGATGTGGTTTTGAACGTCAGCTTGGAAACGGAGAATATACCATAGCTGATAGTCCGATAAAAATAATGGATGATGTGGAAAAAATAAGCTTTGGGTTTGAGAACAGTGCTGCTATAACCAAAGACGGAAGCCTGTACATATGGGGAAAACACAACCCTATTCCTGACGGACCAAGCGGACTGTTTATGTGTCCTGATGTCCCTGAAAAGATCATGGATGATGTAAAATATGTAAGTCTTGGAACATACCATACAGCTGTAATTAAAAATGACAACTCTCTGTATATGTGGGGTGAAAACTCTAAGGGGGAGCTCGGCAATGGAAAAAGTGGATATTATGAATACTCTGATACGCCTGTAAAGATAATGGATGATGTCAGATGTGTAAGTCTTGGATTTCTTCATAGTGCAGCAATAACAAACGACGGAAGTCTTTATACATGGGGCTGCAACAGAAACGGGCAGCTTGGCAACGGAAAAAGTGGTGAATCTGAAATAGAAGCTGAACCTGTAAAGATCATGGACAATGTTCAATATGTCAGTGTTGGCGAAGAGCACAGTGCAGCTATCACAGAAGATGGAAGCCTTTATATGTGGGGACGTAATAATTTTGGACAGGTAGGAAACGGACACAGCGGAGAGAATGAAATACAAACCGAACCCGTAAAAATCATGGATAATGTTCAGTATGTCAGTCTCGGTATGCTGTTCAGTGCGGCAATAACCAAAGATGGCAACCTTTATATGTGGGGCGAAAATGGCAGCGGTCAGCTTGGAAACGGCGAGACCGGAAACGAAGCACTATCGAGTGTTCCAATAAAAATAATGGATAATGTTGAAGCCGTAAGTCTTGGAAACGGACATAGTGGAGCTTTAACAAAAAACGGTGAATTATATATGTGGGGTAACAACAGTCTTGGCGGTGTTGGAATAGAAAGTGATGACTATCGCATTCCGGTTCCTACAAAGATCTATATACCGTGA
- a CDS encoding SH3 domain-containing protein, with translation MTNKSKRTICAVLAAITLSTCVMAPSSNNQVASKITIINELKASAAFQPYNGIVVTKNDNLNVRSGPGTNYKILYSVPKNTTVAILEEKNGWGKVSTAGGGQWVSLNYIQRIFQPYNGKVTANSGLNVRSGPGTSYTLLYSIPKNTPVAILEEKNGWGKVSNAGNGQWVALNYIQRISEAEAIELAKKASTPTTTTTKKPTSKPTTTTTKKPTSKPTTTTTKKPTSKPTTTTTKKPTSKPTTTTKKPTSKPTTTAAPTPCPTPTPTPTPTNTTTNKKNWTAAYKVMKPISFGIDWSLSGPLITGEDNAHDFKVDSGAGFKIPFNIELGSVLELDNDGYCVNYHGNTIYDGNGCVVSPIGLNFSKYVGYELECINR, from the coding sequence ATGACAAACAAATCAAAAAGAACTATTTGTGCAGTACTTGCCGCTATTACTCTTTCAACCTGTGTGATGGCTCCATCATCAAATAATCAGGTAGCATCAAAAATTACTATTATAAATGAATTAAAGGCAAGTGCTGCATTCCAACCGTATAACGGCATAGTCGTTACTAAAAATGACAATCTAAATGTTAGAAGCGGTCCCGGTACTAACTATAAGATTCTTTATAGTGTTCCTAAAAATACCACAGTAGCTATTCTTGAAGAAAAGAATGGCTGGGGTAAAGTATCAACTGCGGGCGGTGGTCAATGGGTATCGCTAAATTATATACAGCGTATCTTTCAACCATATAATGGAAAAGTAACCGCAAATAGCGGACTTAATGTCAGAAGTGGACCAGGTACAAGTTATACGCTTCTCTATAGCATACCTAAAAACACTCCTGTAGCTATTCTTGAAGAAAAAAACGGATGGGGTAAGGTTTCTAATGCAGGTAATGGACAGTGGGTAGCTCTTAATTACATACAGCGTATCTCAGAGGCAGAAGCTATAGAACTTGCGAAAAAAGCCTCAACGCCAACCACTACAACTACAAAGAAGCCAACTTCGAAACCTACTACTACAACTACAAAGAAGCCAACTTCGAAACCTACTACTACAACTACCAAGAAGCCAACTTCGAAACCTACTACTACAACTACCAAGAAGCCAACTTCGAAACCTACTACAACTACCAAGAAACCAACTTCGAAACCTACTACTACAGCAGCTCCTACACCTTGTCCAACACCAACGCCAACACCAACTCCTACTAATACAACCACAAATAAGAAGAATTGGACAGCAGCATATAAGGTTATGAAGCCTATTTCATTTGGAATTGATTGGTCCTTATCTGGTCCTTTAATTACTGGAGAAGATAATGCTCATGATTTTAAGGTTGACTCAGGTGCGGGTTTCAAAATACCTTTCAATATTGAACTAGGAAGTGTATTAGAACTTGATAATGATGGGTACTGCGTTAATTATCATGGGAATACAATATATGATGGTAATGGATGTGTAGTATCTCCTATAGGTTTAAACTTTAGCAAATATGTAGGATATGAACTTGAATGTATTAACAGATAA